A segment of the Zingiber officinale cultivar Zhangliang chromosome 8B, Zo_v1.1, whole genome shotgun sequence genome:
aataaaattttaattctattcaattaatcaatattaaattaatttttaattaattaaattaatttatgaatCAAACTAACTAAATATTTACTCTAAATAGTCCGTGTCATTCATTTTCTCTATTTTCTTAGACCAATTAAATTACGGACGGTAAGCAAGTAATGAGATATTTTTCTAGACAAAATGACAATTTAAATTTTACGAAAATATCTTACACATGTCAAATTTGAATTATTTGTGATAATAGATCGATCCGTGCTTTTCAATTTAATGGCCGAGGGATCGGGCTCATCAttttcataattaataattaataataataataacaataataataataataatatccgGAACTATAAGTCGCGTGACTTGCACGTGCAGTGCATCGCCTGCAATTCTTAGCCCATCCACCGGTGTAACTGCCGTAGTCGGGCGTCATTGGCCTATCACTGGGTGGGGCCGGCGCCTACCTGTGTTTTGACCATGGATTCGCGTCGCACTTGCCACGCGGTTTCCCAACAACTTCTCTTCGACTCTAAAAAACATCTCCATCTCTATCCCGATTTATGGTTGGTGGACGCAGATTAAACAGGTGGGGCCACTTTGAAATGCCTAATCATATAAGAGGTCGAGTGGGGGCTGAATGGCAAGGGAATCATGAAGAAATTGATGCGGACACCACCGGAAACCCTGGTCCGCAGGGTTACTATCTACCGACTGTAGCCGGTCAAACCTGCTTGCCGTGCTCCTTTCGGCCTTCTGTTCTTTGTCCGGTTGCCCGTCGACCGCTGACTCGGCGATACAGTAAAAGCTATAGTTTAAACCTAATCCTCCGTCTCCGTCTCCGTCTCTGTCGATCGAAACCGCAAATGGGCAACCGCACCTCCCGCCGCCACAAGGAGCCGCCCGCTTCCCCGGCTCCCGCCCGCCCCCGATCCCGCCCCAACCCACCCACCACCGTCGCCCCCGCCTCCCCCTCCCCCTGCTCCTCCGCCCCCGCCGCCTACGGCCCCCACCGACGCCACGCCCCCGCCGTACCCCGCCCGGTAGCTTCCGATGTCGGTCGCGTCCTCGGCCGACCCATGGAGGACGTCCGCGCCACTTACACTTTCGGCCGCGAGCTCGGGCGGGGCCAGTTCGGGGTCACCTACCTCGTCACCCACCGCGAGACCGGGAGGCAGTTCGCCTGCAAGTCCATCGCCACCCGGAAGCTCATCCGCCAGGACGACCTCGAGGATGTCCGCCGGGAGATCCAGATCATGCACCACCTCACCGGCCACCGCAACATCGTGGAGCTCAAGGGGGCCTATGAGGATCGGCACTCGGTCAACCTCGTGATGGAGCTCTGCGAGGGCGGGGAGCTCTTTGACAGAATCATCGCCAAGGGTCATTACTCCGAGCGTGCGGCGGCTGCTCTCTGCCGAGAGATCATCAACGTTGTCCACGCCTGCCACTCAATGGGTGTCATGCACAGAGATCTCAAGCCGGAGAACTTTTTGTTCTTGAACAAGAGAGAAGATTCGCCGCTCAAGGCCACCGATTTTGGACTCTCCGTTTTCTTTAAGCCTGGTAATCCAGCAGAGTTATCATCTCAATTGTTCCACTAACGTCTCTTCAAGTAATCATTGTGTCATTGTCTTTGTTGTTAGGACGTTCACCATCTCAATAATTAATCAGATTAAGGAATTAAATGCCTatacaagtattttttttttgcatgaaaATCTAGTATTTTAGTCAAGTTGATTGCCTACTAATTTTATGGGAAAGTTTACCGAACACTTCTCCTGACCTCGGATTATTCATGAGGATGAAAGGGCatcttaaatcttaaatcttaaatcttATGCTCAGTGAAAGTGGAATTTCGGTATAGAAGTtaccttttaaaaaatttacatataGAGACAGCTGTTGTTGTTCACTGTTGCACATGGTACCAGCCATAGAAGTTCTTCGATGTGTTTTCTTCTAGAAAGTTTACTTCATGCTTAGTGACAGAACTCCGATCAATTGGAGATGGAAGTAGTAGTTAGTTTACACTAATGCCTAACTGAATGATTTTGTGCAACATAGCATAGTTTCCATTCATGGTTGAATTAGTCTAGTACCTGGAACAAGTATGTATTCTAAATTTACACACAATTTAGTTAGAAGTCTATGTTTATAATTTCTAGGTTGATTAACAGGCCTGGAAAGGTCAGCAATGCAGAGTGAAGAATTAAACATATTGAAAATCTGAGGAAAAATGGAAGCAACTTTATTTGAACATGTTGAGTGACCTACTAATGAAAGTTGGTTGATACACAACTATAAATTGATATGATTTGGTTTGTGTTAATTGTATTGTTCTATATTCAATGCTTGTATATCTTCTAGGTTTTTTGCAGGTATAACTTactttttttccttcttcatccttgcttttCTTGTATGTTTCTTAGAATCTAGCAAAGAAATTTTAAGTTACAGTTATCAAAGCTATCACCAATGATTGTTGTTAATTGGTTGAGAAACAcatattcatcaaaaaaatttCATACATAAATGTTATTCTACCAAACCCTCAGTTCAGTGGCAGATATAGTATCTATGAGGTATTGCATGCAAAAGTTATGCATCATAATAACCTATGCACAATAGTTTAAGTTTACCAAGCAAGGCAACACAGTGATGctagaaaaaaaaatccattatATATTAGAGGGAAATAAAATTCTTTTGAGAAATATTCTCATAGcctataaaaagaaaaaaaaaaaaagacgtgACCAATACATTTATGAATTAGTTAGGATTGTACATAAATATGGCATACacattttaaaaaaacaaaacaatgCATCAGAACAATTATGTATTATAATGAAAGAATGCCAATCTTTTTTAATAACAGAAACTAAGTAGAAGAATACAATTCTCAATCCTTCTAGAAAGAATTAATTTCTAGGTAAAGTAAATTTTTTAATAGTGTCTATACAAGATTAAGATATAAATGATACATATAAAGTATAATAAACATGCACATATAATAAGATCTACAATAATCATATACCTAAAGGTAAGATTAAGAGGACATATTATGCAAAAAGACAAGAAAATTGGAGAAAGCTGCAGTTGCATTGTTCCTTGGAGATTGAAGTTTTTTGGATAAAATTGAACTTACTAGATTTGTTGAGTTGGAGACAGAATCAGAGAAATTTTAATCGTTAATTTTTTGGATCCTGAGTTGGAGCAGCAACCAACATTGAAAAAAATTGGAAGCCAGATCTGGAACTAttgaaattaatcaaaattattaaaatttgggAGCCAGTATTGGACCCAAAGAAATAATAACTTCTGGAGTGAGAGTTTAGAATAAGAGTTAGAGCCAAAAGGAGATGATCAAGTTGGCAAAGGCAAGAGATAGATCGTGCATATGGAACTATGTGGGGCAAAAGGCACAAGGGATTTGACAGATAAAACATTTAACATATATATGACAATATTTTTCAGATGCTATTGGGTGCAATTGTCCTCACTTGGCGTAAGGTAGATCCACTAGTAGTGTCTCTGTTACTGGAACATTACTGCATTGTTATATGAGCGTACcttatattttttctaaaatGTTTTCTCAAAATTATACAATTATTTGATTGAATAAACTTGTTCTTAGTCACATAGTCTTGGCTGATGGATAAAAATGCTATCCTACTCCCATGTTCTTGCCATAAATGGAGAAGCTAACTAATTCCCTATTTCTTTGCATAGTCACTTTTTATTTAtggaaattattcacatattcTTTAAGAGGATCTGAGGAAAAATGAGAAGTTTCCACTTTTCATTTGCACCATAGTTTGCCCTTATTGATAAATTCACCTTATTGCAACAAAGGTAATTACGCTCACCCAGCGCCTCTCATAGATCGCCAAGTGGCTAGAGGGCGGGAAGAGTTTTTTTCCCCGAGGGCATACGCCCGCTGGGAATTGATCCCTTGGCCCATTGTAGCATATCTGCCACCCTATAAATTCACCCCTAATAGCAACTACTGGGTCATGCAGGAGAAGTATTTAAAGATCTTGTTGGAAGTGCTTATTATGTTGCTCCTGAAGTATTACGGCGTCGTTATGGAGCAGAAGCTGATATATGGAGTGCTGGGGTGATACTTTACATCCTTCTTTCTGGTGTTCCTCCTTTTTGGGCAGGTGCCATAATAAACAAGATTGAAAAATATCACATCATTGTCAGTTGAAGAATTTATATTTCTTCTATGCAGAGAATGAGGAAGGTATATTTGATGCTGTATTACTTGGTCATATCGATTTTTCATCTGATCCTTGGCCTTCTATATCAAGTGGTGCTAAAGAACTGGTCAAAAAGATGTTAAGAGCAGATCCAAAGGAACGACTTACTGCTGCTGAAATTCTCAGTAAGTTTTAACTTCGATCCTATCATGTAGTGAAGTTCTAACACAgattactatagcagtactgcgACTGAAGAGTAATTAATCCCCTTGCATGTTAACTTATTTGTTAGCAGCATTATTTTTTCCAGTTTAATAGTTGAAAGTTTATGCAGACCATCCATGGATGAAGGGAGATGGTGCACCTGATAATCCACTTGATCTCACAGTCTTGAATAGAATGAAGCAATTCAGGGCTATGAACAAGCTCAAGAAAGTGGCACTGAAGGTGCAAGTTTTGATGCAGTTCCTTCTAATTCATAGGCAGAATGGTCTTCCATATTgacaaggaatttttttttttttttgctcaggTGATAGCAGAAAGCTTGTCAGAGGATGAAATTACGGgtttaaaagaaatgtttaaaTCAATTGACACTGACAATAGTGGCACAATAACATATGAAGAACTAAAAGCAGGCTTACCCAAATTGGGTAACTTAGGTATCAAGATTTCTGAATCTGAAGTTAGACAGCTGATGGAAGCGGTATGTTCCTACCTCCCTTGCAGTAAATTTTTCTTAGCTGGCTTTTCCTGCTTGACTAGTGCTCGGCCATATCTTGAATCTATAGCTATTCCCTCATTTAAGTAGTTTATATTATTTTTCACTTGTGTTTTAACCCCTTTTTTACTCTGTATTCCTGCATTATGGTTCACCTTTAAGTCATGTTTTTACTGGAACCTACaaactctctccttttttttttttgatgaaatacaaactctctcttttttttttagtaGGCATACAAACTCTCTTCTTTGATCCTATATCACCAGGTCATCTTGTCCTTTTTAACGATATTTAAAATCATATCAAAATATTGATCAAAagtgctctgataccacatgATAGGGTTAGAGACTTCTCTAGCACCATTAGTAGAGTCAACACTAGCAAAAGAATCactgattgaatcaatcacaTTAAAGTAAATGTACGAATCTGCCACCTCATATcaatttaaagtttttaagtcaatttaaagtttttaagtcAATGCTTTTAGAAAGCAGAATCACTTCACCCTTGAACTCGTATGGTGACATCTTTATCTTTAAAATGCACACAAGAAATCTTTATCACTTTAGCCTATTCCACAAAGAGAAATCAAATTTGATAGTATAATGAAAATTGGGCAAATCATTGGCTAGCCACTTTCAAAAGAGCTCTTATGAAGttgaattatttttatattcaTATTCTTGATATCTTCTTCATCTTTGGGTCAGTAAACCTCACTTCCAAACCCATATATCTTGCAACTAAGGCATTAAACATCAGATCTATATCTTCCAACTAAGTCATTAAACATCAGATCTCAATCTGTCTTTCTGAAATCCTCGCCCCTATAATTATCATTTCTTGTCCTTGCTTGATGTGACTAGTTCACTTTTACTTGAGTCAGAAATAGTTACATCTTGTAGAGTCATTAAATGCCAGGATCAATGCGATGTCATGTTGCTCTATTTGCCTTCTTGCTTATGGAATTAGACAACACAGTTCCATCTAATTTCACTTGGCTTGTGTTGGATTGAACTTGACAAATGAATATGATGCATTCAGAGTTTAGCAAATTCACCCTAATTTTTATACACTGCACAATCTATTTGGGGTCTAATAGCTATAAGTGTATGTGATGTTCTTTTACTTCATGCATTTTGGTATGTCTTGTTACAAGCAATGagcttgaattttaaaaaaaaaaacatcctcCATTGAGCTTGACTGGGCAGTTTATTAAATCAGTCTGGCCAACATGTTCTTTCTGGCTCCTGCTTTCCACAGTTCATTCTGGCTATGCACTGCTACAAAGCGCATCTTAGTGTTTACCCCACATATGTGCAACTGACACATAAGCCAAATCTGAAGTTAACTAATATACTTTAGTTGAGCGGTCAATTATGTGTTCTTTTTTGCTCCCAGAAATACAAGCATTTGGTGAAATCATCAAGAAATGCCATGCTTCACTTAGAACATTGAGTGAAATCATCAAGAAGTGTAACGCTCTTCTTAGAGTAGACAACTAACCTATTATTAATTTGTCAGGCTCAACTATTAGTTGAAAATGCTTAAGTCCAAGTTTATCGTAGCTAACCTTATAAAATTCCTTCATTAGCTCACAACTCTCTGCGTGGAATTAAATTGGGGTGTCATAAAATTGAGGTGTTATAAAGCTATATTTAACTGAGAATTTGCAATTGTTCATGATTAATTGCATTCTTTGGTAATCTTTTCATGGCAGGCTGATGTTGATGGAAATGGAAGCATAGAttatattgaatttataacagCTACAATGCATATGAACAGAATGGAAAGAGAAGATCACTTATACAAAGCATTTGAGTATTTTGATGAAGACAGGAGCGGGTAACATCATCCTTACATAATTGAGAAATTGCTCATATTCTAGTGTAGATGAGTAAAATTGTTTAGCTTTTTCTTTCATAGGTATATCACAGTTGAGGAATTGGAACAAGCTCTTGAGAAGTATAACATGGGTGATGAAAAAACAATCAAAGAGATAATTGCAGAAGTTGACACAGACAAGGTACTCTTCTCTATCCTCTTTCTAGAAACCAGTTTTAACATTAAAAATAGTTCACCTAAACCCCTTAATAGCCACTGTTTGTAAGCATCTAAACttgcaaaaaaggaaaaaaaaaataccatatgAACCCTTAACTCGAGGATATTACTTGGTAAGGCATAACACAGCCTTAAACCCCTTAATGCAGAGCAAGCAACTTTGTGCAAAAAAATGGAAGTGGTAGACAATTGTTTGTTGGAGCATCTACCTTTTAAAATGCACAAGTTGATTTGTCAGGTTCCATTGTCTTTGTTATCCTCTTTGGTTGGCTGCAATGATTTACTATTTGGAAAAACGAGGACTGATTCTTGCCATCCATTTTTCCCGTGAAACATCAACAATATTTTTGTTATCAAGCGTTTCATTGTTTGAATGCTTCCGTGGACAAAATAATTTATAAGCTCCGATTTTTCATTTAGCATTAGCTGGATAAATTAAAAGCTCAAGGAAGGAATGAGATTTATCTTCCCCTTCTTTTTTGTAATTCAATTATAGATTTATAAGGCTCGTGAATATATCTTCTAGTCATTAATTTGCTATCTGTTTTCCCCAACCCCTGAATTGTTGCTTGTCGCTTATGTTGCAGGATGGAAGAATTAATTATGATGAGTTTGCAACTATGATGAGAAAAGACAGTTCCGAACCCATCCAATCTAGGCGGCGTAAATAAGACATGCGAGTTGAATAAGACATTATATTCACCTCTATGATAGGAGCTCTTTACTTTGATTTGTCGAAGGATCCTTTTCTAGTTTAGAGGAATGTCACATCTTGAGTTTGCATCTCTCAAGAACTGGCTCGTTTGAgtgtatgtatgtatatatattactCGTATTTGGTCCAATTTGTACAATGGACATTGAGGCTTGTGGGCAGTGCTTTAAAAACTGGCTTGCAAGAATAAGCTGACAACTCTCTCGGGTTGCAAGTTTTCAGGTCCAATCCTGTTGCGATtgggaaaataataaaaatttgatcaagttGCATCTGCCTTTTGATTTATTTGCTGAATTATCAGTTTGATTCAGTTCTTAAAAGGCAGTCCGTGCAACTGCTAATTTAGCGTTTAAGGCACGGTTGGAGCATGGAAATCTGGCAGTTTGCTACTTGAAAAGTTTTGGTTTCATTGGCCATTATAATTTgctttgtttttttctttcaaaaagacaAATTTCCACAACCATGAAGTCAAGTTACCtttcaaaatccaaaatcaaatatTCATTGCGTTGAAACTAAACTAAAGGAGAAAATAAATCCAATTTTTCTATTGTCCAGGTTAGGATCAAGAACCACCTCTGTAAATTATGCTTTTCCACCTTCGGCTAACAAATCCATTACCTATTTACCTGTTCTGAAATGGCTAACATTTAATctgtaaatcaaatcatggaaacaattcaaaacttatttatttttagaaaagaTCTAATTTTTGTGGTTTTACATGCAAATTTTTCAttgtctttttatatatataaaaaataaacataattaaaatttttaaaaaaagtttcctACTATTTATATAAAACTAATTCATATTTTGTGACACTTTAGTCGTGAAGTTAGTCCCACATCGCTAACTTCATCTTGTTTGCAAGGGAAAGAGATATACTTAAGTTCagattataatttatatttttcgaCCTTTTGGTAAAATAAGGGAATATATGTTcttattaatttaatatctgataaatggatgatattaatttaaattttttttacgagAGTAGACTTATATAACAATACCATTAGTAAACTATTGAGGCCTTCATGTAACATGGGCTGGCGCACCCAACCAAGCCAGTTTAAAAACTATGCCGTTTTAAAAACTATTACTCATTTCGTATGAATTGTTTCGTTAGGGTTGGCGAAGGTGAGTGGTGAATAAAGAGACTGAGAACATCGGAAGAGGGTAAGGATGATCCTCGCCAACCACTTCTTAAGTGTCAGTCTATGGATTGTGTCCGTACCACGTGTCGCACGTTCACCCAAGAATGTATATGTGCCATGATTTCCACGCTCCTGTCTGACTCCATCTGTCGGTCTTCTAGCCTGATTCGAGTTCAGTCTTTGAGTCTGATGGAGTCGAGTTGACTTGTGTTGAGCTCGTCATGAGTTGGGTTGGCCTGACCCTATCTCCATTGAATCAGTCTGATTTTgacttgagctctattgtgagtTGGATTGATTTGATTTGGCATGGACCAACTTGGCTCTACATTGGCGGAGTCTTGAGTCTGCTGCATGGTTTAGTAATACAATCAAACTTCTATAATCAAAGTTTTATATTCAAatgatatgaaaaaaattatgagtttaaaagagataaatataaaaataaaatcataaggaTTTACTAGATAATatcatataattataaaaatatataaattcttttaattGAATAAATGATATCAAAGACATTACCAAATCCGATGTAAATATATTTGAAGAGAAGTCCGGAACAGAGTAAAAGTAATTGGATAGGATACTTATGAAAAGAccaataaaaaataatcaaatatttatgaGGAAACCGAAAAGTCTCATATATTTAAAGAGATAGAAAAGGTTATTAATTTAAAATgacgaaaatatttttattaatatcttTTAGATAGATGCAAAAACAAAACGCCAAAGTAACAAAGTAACGTGGCACTACCGTCTCCGTCGCATCATTTACAAATGAACGAAGCTAATTCTAGTTCTACAAACGAAGAAGGGTTATCTTGTAACTCCATTTCTTCATATCCCTTTATTCTCTTCCTTTATAATTTTTCCATAGAAACTGACCTCATTCGTAAAGATAAACGGGGCCTTAGTGGaaagaaaattatgttttttttaataacaaaaaagggggaaaaaaaaacaaaacaaaaaggaaCTTATTTTGATCGAGTCGAGCGTGCACataaaaagaaacaaagaaaagaaagaaaagagagataaGGCAGCTAGCTGATATTATTTTTAGGTCAGATTTTGGGTGGGACGTGAATTGTGAGGTGAGTCAGGATTCACATTTCCCACACAGTGCGCCACGTCATCTACTGTTAGGTCAGTGTCAGTTGAGTGGGTGTTATATCGTATAACGTATATGTATGTAGTGCTTCAAATCCCATGCATTTTGCGCCACTGCTCCATCCGTTCATGCACGTAATAGCAACCCTAATGCTCTCTCCATGGATCACTGCCTAATCGCGATCCCTCGACAACTTCGTGAAGTCATCATGAACTTACGGCTATAAGCTCACTTGTCCGTAAATGAGTCAagtcaaattaaacttaatttatggtattcaaaattatttgataagatgatcaaattaaattaaactgaGTCAAAGATGAACTAAATCGTTGAAATAGTTACTTAAGTTTGGgttgatttttttatttactaGCTTGAGGTTgatttatttatatgttattatgttttgaatttaaatttatttgattgtttaaaatttataacttatttaattgattattaagcttaataataaatgtttatttatttatttttatcatttatttattatttatgataTTGACGAGAGTTTGATTAATGCACATATTTCATAAATTTTATTTGTGAGTATTATTCATTGCCAATCAAGGTGAAACAATTACCTCGATGGCCCCTCCAAAGTAGTTTCGATTGTGTGAAGAAGAGATTAACCATAGAAGACTTTGCCCAACAACATACAACATCACATGTAAGTTGtgaatattattcacgaacatAGAATATTTGTTCATGATCTCTATTCATTGAAACAAAATGTAATATCACTATTCACTCAGCTCAAACGACCTAAGGCATTTTACACTCTTTAGATAAACACTTATGTAAGTATCAACTATATCAATCTATGGAAACTCATAATCCTTTTCATAAACATTAACAcactaaatatatatgttaaacttatttgtttagtataatgaattatttaaacttattcatttaatttatgtATTATTTGTATTGCATGAACATCAACCTTCTCATGAGCTCATGGCAACGCAAACTCATCAAGTCATGAGTTTGCTATGGTTGTATAGGTTACATATATAAAGAAGTTAATATTCATTGGACAGTGAagaaatataaactaaaaatattaaaataaataaatataaacaatTGAGTTCGTCTatagattattttttaatatatatatatatatatatatatatatatatatatatataacaaaaccTATTtattaatagtaaaataataccaactatagttatttttaatatatttttatagatttgataaaaaaaatctattttctcATATTTTACACAAGTAATTAGGAAAACGTAGCCTCATCCTGCCCACTTAACAATAaatttaaaggaaaaaaatatttaaataatcttttaaaagcGAAAAGCAATTTCCCTTCTTTAACCTATTCATTTTCCCATGAACATGACTCAACTCCCACACAACAAacgaaaataaaaattactattaatttttttaaaaaatatatatttaaataattattttaaactaaagtGCCCGACTTTAGcgaatttatttacaataaaatttccaaaAAGCTCCCACTCGACTCGTGCAAATTGATGAAATCATACGTAAATCgttagaaaaaagaaaaataaaatctaataagtttaattaaCGTACAAAGAACAACTTTCCCGGGCGAAGAAGAGAGCGTCGGAGGAGTGCGATCCACGCAATTGTGGATTTTGCGAGCGTGTTTGACGATTCAATGGGAAGCATGATCTGTGGCTTCAAGCTTGCGTTTACATTCCGGatcgagaaagaaaaaaaagtttATTCGTCTCGCCATCACTTTCTTTTTCATTTCAATTGATTTTCATTCTCTTAGTCGCCCTCTAGACTACGACAACTTAACCAGGACATAAATATATTCAAACCTACATAATACAATTATAATACTATACCAATTAAATCTTATCCTAAGTATATATATATGGTCCTCTATATAAATCCTTGTATGTTATTGAACTTTATTTCTTATTATATTATCATttgtatttaaataaattttattttattttattattgtctgTCTTGGTCTTTCTTACTTGATATGTGtgtttatcataatttcacataacttaactaaaatatttattaatcttcTAAATATATTATCACTTCTTTCAAAATTGTTCCTCAATAAATACAACTTTAACTTTCTatctaatgttctcatttcttattctattcTATGCTCATATATCTATCTTAATATTTTCATCTCTATCATTCTCATATTTTATTCATATGCTCGAGTTATAATCCAACATTCAACTCTATATAACATAACATATctactttcttttaaattttaaagatattttacGGTTATATAAAATACCTAATATTCTCCTTAATTTTAACTTATCCTATTTATATTTTACGTAATATATACCGTTAAAATGAGTAAAAATAGAAAACAGAAGTTAGTAAAGACTAACTTAAATacaaaattatgtttaaaaataagaaaaaaaaaggaatttgaattattaattaatttgtaaAGCACGTGacgaatatggagggaggtttTCTTTTTGTGCGAGGATGAATCATAAAGGAGTTGACTGAGGCGACGACGCGTCGGACGGTTCGTACTTTGTGGTCCCATTGGCCGCCTTCCCCAAAAAGCTTATCGTTTTTTTTTCTGCACTTTCCGTTCCACTTCCTCCGTACTTCGAAAAGTCAACGTTGTCAAAATCAATTTGAATTCGCTAATTCGGACACTTTAGTTTAGGAATTATCTCGATCGATTGCTCGTCTTATCACAAGCTCACCCCTTCACTCCGGTCATCCATGTTTACTAAAGGATATTCCAAATCCTTCTCTCCCTATTTGAAAGTATATATATCCCCTGACGTAAACACCTACTTTTTTAAACCTTTAATGAATTATTAATTGGATCATATAAGATTATCACATTTGATAACCCAAAGAGGGTgggcaaaaattaaaaatgaaaatttttttattggaataataaaaaagatatttttgatttattatcaAACGAACTATAAGATAATAATtactataaaattataatatttataaGATTATAATAGTTACGATCTTATATCTGCTTCATAATCATAGTAACTAATATTCCATTGCTACTAAAATCATCTATTTATAGTAATTatgatatcatatatatataatgtagtCTGGAATATTGACGAGAGAGACGAAGAACAGTATGGATAATATCCATTAAAGTTATGGATGAGTAATTATAGTTCTTAGtgaatataatataatttatgtATTTAAGTTCGTATTTATTATAATAGTATAAAAAAAtaaggttattttttttttaaaaaaaagt
Coding sequences within it:
- the LOC122014804 gene encoding calcium-dependent protein kinase 1-like produces the protein MGNRTSRRHKEPPASPAPARPRSRPNPPTTVAPASPSPCSSAPAAYGPHRRHAPAVPRPVASDVGRVLGRPMEDVRATYTFGRELGRGQFGVTYLVTHRETGRQFACKSIATRKLIRQDDLEDVRREIQIMHHLTGHRNIVELKGAYEDRHSVNLVMELCEGGELFDRIIAKGHYSERAAAALCREIINVVHACHSMGVMHRDLKPENFLFLNKREDSPLKATDFGLSVFFKPGEVFKDLVGSAYYVAPEVLRRRYGAEADIWSAGVILYILLSGVPPFWAENEEGIFDAVLLGHIDFSSDPWPSISSGAKELVKKMLRADPKERLTAAEILNHPWMKGDGAPDNPLDLTVLNRMKQFRAMNKLKKVALKVIAESLSEDEITGLKEMFKSIDTDNSGTITYEELKAGLPKLGNLGIKISESEVRQLMEAADVDGNGSIDYIEFITATMHMNRMEREDHLYKAFEYFDEDRSGYITVEELEQALEKYNMGDEKTIKEIIAEVDTDKDGRINYDEFATMMRKDSSEPIQSRRRK